A window of Hevea brasiliensis isolate MT/VB/25A 57/8 chromosome 14, ASM3005281v1, whole genome shotgun sequence contains these coding sequences:
- the LOC131173363 gene encoding uncharacterized protein LOC131173363 isoform X1, translating to MDSQQTGSFLHLAELIEIWTLDNMAIAQPAYEMDAELIEAYTFPSFMDSNSQQTGSNPLAKPCEQAGTSWSDSNPNVWRNTTLNGNSLFRPVPRQVGQQTDESLFGVAGPCAQTGTSSSGPIPSSLGSSGGSAWRSVPTSQGGSKQTGACMKAPNSRTTSPHHLH from the exons ATGGATTCCCAACAAACAGGTTCCTTTCTTCACCTAGCTGAATTAATAGAAATCTGGACGCTCGATAATATGGCGATCGCTCAGCCTGCTTATGAGATGGACGCAGAGTTAATCGAAGCCTATACTTTTCCATCGTTCATGGACTCCAATTCCCAACAAACAG GTAGTAATCCTCTTGCTAAACCTTGTGAACAAGCTGGGACCTCATGGTCTGACAGTAACCCTAATGTTTGGAG GAACACAACTCTGAATGGAAATTCTCTTTTTAGGCCTGTACCGAGGCAGGTGGGGCAGCAAACAGATGAGAGCTTGTTTGGAG TTGCAGGACCTTGCGCACAAACTGGGACCTCTTCGTCTGGCCCTATACCTTCATCTTTGGGATCTTCGGGAGGAAGTGCTTGGAG GTCTGTTCCGACTAGCCAGGGGGGCAGCAAACAAACAGGAGCTTGTATGAAG GCGCCAAACAGCAGGACAACATCACCACATCATCTACACTGA
- the LOC131173363 gene encoding uncharacterized protein LOC131173363 isoform X2, producing the protein MDSQQTGSFLHLAELIEIWTLDNMAIAQPAYEMDAELIEAYTFPSFMDSNSQQTGSNPLAKPCEQAGTSWSDSNPNVWRPVPRQVGQQTDESLFGVAGPCAQTGTSSSGPIPSSLGSSGGSAWRSVPTSQGGSKQTGACMKAPNSRTTSPHHLH; encoded by the exons ATGGATTCCCAACAAACAGGTTCCTTTCTTCACCTAGCTGAATTAATAGAAATCTGGACGCTCGATAATATGGCGATCGCTCAGCCTGCTTATGAGATGGACGCAGAGTTAATCGAAGCCTATACTTTTCCATCGTTCATGGACTCCAATTCCCAACAAACAG GTAGTAATCCTCTTGCTAAACCTTGTGAACAAGCTGGGACCTCATGGTCTGACAGTAACCCTAATGTTTGGAG GCCTGTACCGAGGCAGGTGGGGCAGCAAACAGATGAGAGCTTGTTTGGAG TTGCAGGACCTTGCGCACAAACTGGGACCTCTTCGTCTGGCCCTATACCTTCATCTTTGGGATCTTCGGGAGGAAGTGCTTGGAG GTCTGTTCCGACTAGCCAGGGGGGCAGCAAACAAACAGGAGCTTGTATGAAG GCGCCAAACAGCAGGACAACATCACCACATCATCTACACTGA